One stretch of Acropora muricata isolate sample 2 chromosome 12, ASM3666990v1, whole genome shotgun sequence DNA includes these proteins:
- the LOC136892848 gene encoding uncharacterized protein isoform X1 — protein MDQVINSVNNFGGLAFVRGFSEGMSHTESTAWVRGDCYPRHVEVVTRSPLFGNSMAAFVDQWRGRAYLSVGLIFPEDRTPCYPQNGECPQLIGKLWGWRSKSGEIYTKTFNSSGNKDLSRQVPIAKHDCTIAAGVELRISHNVKRKTIHFSINGRKQFVSTCSNEGLNICYGFVRLSCEDDDSEIQVTFAPTIYDEAPEELEVGSVETAPTNILRDFLISVGRKNHENFSWLLPDHAKCKVKQDLLAENQRLRPYKMNSECPGICLLINNFEDSARDENLLTELFSSLAFNVEVKRRLSMMEINEVAQEFAKRDHSSYDSFVFILLSQCGPGEPIVGVDGREVILKQVMSEFRPCRSASLKNKPKLFFVLKFVDFRTQSKKRRNGGTEFCTDVNIALPNSCNTSIQEVCPEEADFLLACATSPIVKGKKIKPSFTEMMVNAVRGYHQTYHLLEMLTLPNHWTKKLREKRDKLNVMMPFVTHTLRHEVRFDSVQTDRPQVSALSYIPGSSSLSRYDGYDTKRRGYCVIINNLKFQENEEAYREGCGQDEKRLGNLFKSLRFKVIIKRNLEKNQIERVAQEYGGRNHDKFAAFVLIVMSHGDDRDCILGVDNRTTSVGALMREFQAERCPSLKGKPKILIIQTCRGSRQYYVERFDDLVESINADTTEFDGADNCVGPFSLDSSLSKSVFPPEADFLLAFATVPGYVSFRSPTSGAFFIQELVEVIEKYHGSHHLLDMLTEVTRRVIDHQNREFNSAAYRVQVPAPTHTLTKLFFL, from the exons ATGGATCAAG TCATTAATTCCGTCAATAATTTTGGGGGCCTGGCATTTGTTCGAGGCTTCAGTGAAGGAATGTCGCACACGGAATCAACAGCCTGGGTGCGAGGCGATTGCTATCCTCGTCATGTTGAGGTCGTCACCAGGTCCCCACTCTTTGGCAATTCGATGGCTGCTTTCGTAGACCAATGGAGAGGGCGTGCGTATTTGAGCGTTGGATTAATATTTCCTGAAGACAG GACACCTTGCTACCCCCAAAATGGAGAATGTCCTCAACTAATAGGAAAGCTGTG GGGTTGGAGAAGTAAATCGGGGGAAATATACACTAAGACGTTCAACTCCAGTGGCAATAAGGACCTCTCTCGACAAGTCCCCATAGCAAAACACGACTGCACCATTGCAGCTGGGGTAGAATTAAGAATCTCCCACaatgtgaaaagaaaaactattcaCTTCAGCATCAATGGAAGGAAGCAATTTGTGTCGACGTGCAGTAACGAAGGACTCAACATCTGCTACGGGTTTGTGCGCCTCAGTTGTGAAGACGACGACAGTGAAATTCAAGTTACTTTTGCTCCAACGATTTATGATGAAG CTCCCGAAGAATTGGAAGTAGGCTCTGTTGAAACCGCTCCTACAAATATACTAAGAGATTTCTTAATCTCTGTTGGGCGCAAAAATCATGAAA ATTTTAGTTGGCTTCTTCCTGACCACGCCAAGTGCAAAGTTAAACAAGATCTACTAGCCG AAAATCAACGGCTCAGACCCTATAAGATGAACAGTGAGTGTCCTGGAATTTGCCTGCTGATTAACAACTTTGAGGACTCGGCTCGGGACGAGAATTTACTGACAGAACTTTTCAGTTCCCTTGCGTTTAACGTGGAGGTTAAGCGGCGTCTTTCGATGATGGAGATCAACGAGGTTGCCCAAGAATTTGCTAAAAGAGACCACAGTAGTTACGACTCATTCGTCTTCATCCTGTTGTCACAATGCGGCCCAGGTGAACCAATTGTTGGAGTGGATGGAAGGGAGGTGATTCTGAAACAAGTGATGTCCGAATTTCGACCATGCCGTAGCGCTTCTTTGAAGAACAAGCCCAAGCTGTTTTTTGTTCTAAAATTTGTAGATTTTAGGACCCAATCTAAGAAGCGTCGCAATGGTGGGACTGAATTCTGCACCGACGTAAACATAGCGTTGCCTAATTCTTGTAACACGTCCATACAAGAAGTGTGCCCAGAAGAGGCTGATTTTTTGTTAGCTTGTGCCACGTCACCAATTGTTAAAGGCAAAAAGATAAAGCCATCGTTCACTGAG ATGATGGTGAATGCTGTCAGGGGATATCATCAAACTTACCACTTGCTTGAAATGCTGACATTGCCTAaccactggacgaaaaaattgCGCGAGAAAAGAGACAAGTTAAATGTAATGATGCCGTTTGTGACCCATACGCTGCGACATGAAGTACGCTTCG ATTCTGTACAGACAGACAGACCACAAGTTTCTGCCCTGTCTTATATCCCag GTTCATCCTCACTGAGCCGCTACGACGGTTACGATACAAAACGCCGCGGATACTGTGTTATCATTAACAATCTCAAgtttcaagaaaatgaagaggCTTATCGAGAAGGATGCGGCCAAGACGAAAAAAGGCTGGGAAATCTCTTTAAATCACTTCGATTTAAAGTGattatcaaaagaaatttggaaaagaatcAAATCGAGAGAGTAGCCCAGGAGTATGGAGGCAGAAACCACGACAAGTTTGCGGCTTTCGTTCTCATTGTTATGTCGCATGGCGATGACCGAGATTGCATTTTGGGTGTGGATAACAGGACGACCAGTGTAGGAGCGCTCATGAGGGAATTTCAAGCTGAGAGGTGCCCTTCTTTGAAAGGAAAACCAAAGATTTTGATCATCCAAACATGCAGAGGTTCTCGCCAGTACTACGTTGAAAGATTCGACGATTTGGTTGAGAGTATCAACGCTGACACAACGGAATTTGATGGGGCAGACAACTGCGTTGGTCCATTCTCGTTGGACTCTTCTCTCTCAAAAAGTGTGTTTCCTCCGGAAGCTGACTTTCTTTTGGCATTTGCAACCGTGCCTGGTTACGTATCCTTCCGGTCACCAACGTCTGGTGCTTTCTTCATTCAG GAGTTGGTTGAAGTTATTGAGAAGTACCATGGCTCTCATCATTTGCTCGACATGCTGACGGAAGTCACCAGACGAGTGATCGATCATCAAAACCGAGAGTTCAACTCTGCTGCATACAGGGTCCAAGTCCCAGCCCCTACGCACACGTTGACCAAGCTGTTTTTTTTGTGA
- the LOC136892848 gene encoding uncharacterized protein isoform X5, giving the protein MSHTESTAWVRGDCYPRHVEVVTRSPLFGNSMAAFVDQWRGRAYLSVGLIFPEDRTPCYPQNGECPQLIGKLWGWRSKSGEIYTKTFNSSGNKDLSRQVPIAKHDCTIAAGVELRISHNVKRKTIHFSINGRKQFVSTCSNEGLNICYGFVRLSCEDDDSEIQVTFAPTIYDEAPEELEVGSVETAPTNILRDFLISVGRKNHENFSWLLPDHAKCKVKQDLLAENQRLRPYKMNSECPGICLLINNFEDSARDENLLTELFSSLAFNVEVKRRLSMMEINEVAQEFAKRDHSSYDSFVFILLSQCGPGEPIVGVDGREVILKQVMSEFRPCRSASLKNKPKLFFVLKFVDFRTQSKKRRNGGTEFCTDVNIALPNSCNTSIQEVCPEEADFLLACATSPIVKGKKIKPSFTEMMVNAVRGYHQTYHLLEMLTLPNHWTKKLREKRDKLNVMMPFVTHTLRHEVRFDSVQTDRPQVSALSYIPGSSSLSRYDGYDTKRRGYCVIINNLKFQENEEAYREGCGQDEKRLGNLFKSLRFKVIIKRNLEKNQIERVAQEYGGRNHDKFAAFVLIVMSHGDDRDCILGVDNRTTSVGALMREFQAERCPSLKGKPKILIIQTCRGSRQYYVERFDDLVESINADTTEFDGADNCVGPFSLDSSLSKSVFPPEADFLLAFATVPGYVSFRSPTSGAFFIQELVEVIEKYHGSHHLLDMLTEVTRRVIDHQNREFNSAAYRVQVPAPTHTLTKLFFL; this is encoded by the exons ATGTCGCACACGGAATCAACAGCCTGGGTGCGAGGCGATTGCTATCCTCGTCATGTTGAGGTCGTCACCAGGTCCCCACTCTTTGGCAATTCGATGGCTGCTTTCGTAGACCAATGGAGAGGGCGTGCGTATTTGAGCGTTGGATTAATATTTCCTGAAGACAG GACACCTTGCTACCCCCAAAATGGAGAATGTCCTCAACTAATAGGAAAGCTGTG GGGTTGGAGAAGTAAATCGGGGGAAATATACACTAAGACGTTCAACTCCAGTGGCAATAAGGACCTCTCTCGACAAGTCCCCATAGCAAAACACGACTGCACCATTGCAGCTGGGGTAGAATTAAGAATCTCCCACaatgtgaaaagaaaaactattcaCTTCAGCATCAATGGAAGGAAGCAATTTGTGTCGACGTGCAGTAACGAAGGACTCAACATCTGCTACGGGTTTGTGCGCCTCAGTTGTGAAGACGACGACAGTGAAATTCAAGTTACTTTTGCTCCAACGATTTATGATGAAG CTCCCGAAGAATTGGAAGTAGGCTCTGTTGAAACCGCTCCTACAAATATACTAAGAGATTTCTTAATCTCTGTTGGGCGCAAAAATCATGAAA ATTTTAGTTGGCTTCTTCCTGACCACGCCAAGTGCAAAGTTAAACAAGATCTACTAGCCG AAAATCAACGGCTCAGACCCTATAAGATGAACAGTGAGTGTCCTGGAATTTGCCTGCTGATTAACAACTTTGAGGACTCGGCTCGGGACGAGAATTTACTGACAGAACTTTTCAGTTCCCTTGCGTTTAACGTGGAGGTTAAGCGGCGTCTTTCGATGATGGAGATCAACGAGGTTGCCCAAGAATTTGCTAAAAGAGACCACAGTAGTTACGACTCATTCGTCTTCATCCTGTTGTCACAATGCGGCCCAGGTGAACCAATTGTTGGAGTGGATGGAAGGGAGGTGATTCTGAAACAAGTGATGTCCGAATTTCGACCATGCCGTAGCGCTTCTTTGAAGAACAAGCCCAAGCTGTTTTTTGTTCTAAAATTTGTAGATTTTAGGACCCAATCTAAGAAGCGTCGCAATGGTGGGACTGAATTCTGCACCGACGTAAACATAGCGTTGCCTAATTCTTGTAACACGTCCATACAAGAAGTGTGCCCAGAAGAGGCTGATTTTTTGTTAGCTTGTGCCACGTCACCAATTGTTAAAGGCAAAAAGATAAAGCCATCGTTCACTGAG ATGATGGTGAATGCTGTCAGGGGATATCATCAAACTTACCACTTGCTTGAAATGCTGACATTGCCTAaccactggacgaaaaaattgCGCGAGAAAAGAGACAAGTTAAATGTAATGATGCCGTTTGTGACCCATACGCTGCGACATGAAGTACGCTTCG ATTCTGTACAGACAGACAGACCACAAGTTTCTGCCCTGTCTTATATCCCag GTTCATCCTCACTGAGCCGCTACGACGGTTACGATACAAAACGCCGCGGATACTGTGTTATCATTAACAATCTCAAgtttcaagaaaatgaagaggCTTATCGAGAAGGATGCGGCCAAGACGAAAAAAGGCTGGGAAATCTCTTTAAATCACTTCGATTTAAAGTGattatcaaaagaaatttggaaaagaatcAAATCGAGAGAGTAGCCCAGGAGTATGGAGGCAGAAACCACGACAAGTTTGCGGCTTTCGTTCTCATTGTTATGTCGCATGGCGATGACCGAGATTGCATTTTGGGTGTGGATAACAGGACGACCAGTGTAGGAGCGCTCATGAGGGAATTTCAAGCTGAGAGGTGCCCTTCTTTGAAAGGAAAACCAAAGATTTTGATCATCCAAACATGCAGAGGTTCTCGCCAGTACTACGTTGAAAGATTCGACGATTTGGTTGAGAGTATCAACGCTGACACAACGGAATTTGATGGGGCAGACAACTGCGTTGGTCCATTCTCGTTGGACTCTTCTCTCTCAAAAAGTGTGTTTCCTCCGGAAGCTGACTTTCTTTTGGCATTTGCAACCGTGCCTGGTTACGTATCCTTCCGGTCACCAACGTCTGGTGCTTTCTTCATTCAG GAGTTGGTTGAAGTTATTGAGAAGTACCATGGCTCTCATCATTTGCTCGACATGCTGACGGAAGTCACCAGACGAGTGATCGATCATCAAAACCGAGAGTTCAACTCTGCTGCATACAGGGTCCAAGTCCCAGCCCCTACGCACACGTTGACCAAGCTGTTTTTTTTGTGA